The Bacillota bacterium region CGCCGACGTTCCCCCGGGGGCCTGGTATTACGCGGCCGTGGAGGCCGCCTCCGGAAACGGCCTCTTCAGCGGCGTGGCGCCCGGCCGCTTCGCCCCCGGCGCCACCGTCACCCGTGCCATGATGGCCACCGTGGCGGCGCGTGCGCTGGGCCTCGACCGCGTCGCCCGGGACCTCTCCGGGGCGGCGCTTCCCTACGCCGACGCCGTCGCGGTGCCCGACTGGGCGCGGGGGGCGGTGGCGGTGGCCGCCGACCTGGGTACCATGGTGGGGAGCGGTGGCCTCTTCCGCCCCGGCCAGCCGCTCACCCGCGCCGAGGCGGCGGTGCTGGTCGACCGCCTGCTGGGCGTGGACGGGGCGGCGGTGGCCCGCGAGGGCAACCGCGCCGTCGCCTACCTGAACGTGGAGAGCGACCGTACCGAGCTGAACGTGGGCGAGAGCGCGCAGCTGAGCGCCTGGGGCCATGACACCGCCGGCTACCTGATCCCGGCGGCCGTCTCCTGGAGCGCCGACGGTGGCAGCGTCGACGCCTCCGGGCGCTTCACCGCCACGGCGCCGGGCAGCGTCACCGTCGCCGCCTCGCTGCCGGGTCGCGCCGTCTCCAAGTCGCTGACGCTCCGCGTCCACCAGCCCGCGCGGCTGGTGCTGGGCGACGGCACGCCGCCGGCGGCGCGGGTCGGCGTCGCCTTTCCGCTGGCCGTGGCGGTCCTGGACAGCGCCGGCCAGGTGGACCCGGCCGACACCGGCCGCACCGTCGGCCTGACGCTCCAGGCGCCCGACGGGAGCGTGCGCACGCTCACCGCGTCGACGCGCGGCGGCTGGGCCAGCTTCCCGTCGGTCCGGCTCGACCAGGCGGGTGCGTACCGGCTCCAGGCGACGGCCGCCGGGCTTCCGCCGGTCTCCGCGGTCATCCAGGCGGTGGAGCAGCCGCTGGGCCGGATCGTCCTGGAGGGGGTACCCGCCGCGGCGGTGGCGCTGGGGCAGGCCACCCTCTCCGTCCGTCTGGTCCGGGCCGACGGCTCGCCGGAGAGCGCCACCTATCCGGTTCACCTGGCCAGCTCCGACGCCTCCGTGCTGGCGCTGCCTGCCTCCAGCGCGCTCGTCCCGGGGAGCGGCTGGTCGGGGAGCGTCCGCTTCCCGGCTCCGGGCTCGGCGACGCTGGAGGCCAGCGTGCCGGGGGGCGCCTACGAGAGTGCCGACGGGAGTGTGCAGGTCTCCCCGGCCGGCTCGCTCCGGCTGGCCGGCGCCTCGCCGGCCGAGCTTCAGGCGGGCCGGAGCACGCTCCTGACCGTCCGCCTCCTGGCACCCGACGGGACGCCCTGGCAAGGGGGGCCGGTGACCGTCACGCTGGTGCCGCACGGGCCGCACGGCTACGATCTGCCGCCCCTGACGGCCACCTCCCGGGGCGACCGCGCCGTCTTCACCTTCACCC contains the following coding sequences:
- a CDS encoding S-layer homology domain-containing protein, translating into ADVPPGAWYYAAVEAASGNGLFSGVAPGRFAPGATVTRAMMATVAARALGLDRVARDLSGAALPYADAVAVPDWARGAVAVAADLGTMVGSGGLFRPGQPLTRAEAAVLVDRLLGVDGAAVAREGNRAVAYLNVESDRTELNVGESAQLSAWGHDTAGYLIPAAVSWSADGGSVDASGRFTATAPGSVTVAASLPGRAVSKSLTLRVHQPARLVLGDGTPPAARVGVAFPLAVAVLDSAGQVDPADTGRTVGLTLQAPDGSVRTLTASTRGGWASFPSVRLDQAGAYRLQATAAGLPPVSAVIQAVEQPLGRIVLEGVPAAAVALGQATLSVRLVRADGSPESATYPVHLASSDASVLALPASSALVPGSGWSGSVRFPAPGSATLEASVPGGAYESADGSVQVSPAGSLRLAGASPAELQAGRSTLLTVRLLAPDGTPWQGGPVTVTLVPHGPHGYDLPPLTATSRGDRAVFTFTPLFSGSYGFAATAPGLSGDDAAGLVQVLPGPAVQLAVHAAPSTILAPGQSAQLTAELADAYGNPVPVPFQLRAVAAPGAGTLSAVRAQMPGPGVAATFTAGAGGTSRTVTFSSPDHPELAAVGLTFRSLASPADVVAGKGLWLLFGDWKSTPDAQLIERALAGGYTHLYLEVATTSDGFYGRRALDDLLWKAHAAGLAVVAWTYPALWNPSGDLAWSRQVIAYATPEGDRADAFAPDIEENLDTQTVTSYVAAVRQALDALGPAGRLVAVTYPPQSRPGFPFAALAGAVDAFAPMAYWHNYEAEYSYLRAYRYVLQAVQQLRQLAGAPVPVSPAGQGFDMFSSSGSGIYSPTALEIEAAARAARDAGAIGFSLYRWGTATAAEWQAMNAVHLP